A single region of the Oryzias latipes chromosome 19, ASM223467v1 genome encodes:
- the mprip gene encoding myosin phosphatase Rho-interacting protein isoform X4: MSLKDNACKKFQANIFNKSKCQNCFKPRESHLLNDEDLNQAKPMYGGWLLLAPEGTNFDNPLHRSRKWQRRFFILYEHGLLRYALDEMPSTLPQGTINMNQCSDVIDGESRTGQKNSLCIVTPEKEHFIRAECKEIINGWQEALTVYPRTNKQNQKKKRKVDTHTQQEPGPAKVTVTSSSSGGSIPCLPSSIAGAERVPTSRAILWQEESHWSRTTIPCSRSASCLSQMTQRPPDSNVSIQDDGGTASTGRKVRVESGYFSLEKTKSEPSPHTLHQYQAPQHLPLSSSASSSSLGASSSRYSPESETQTSSHQSPQDLPSPGALHSLSYSTISSSQSSLDSDTSKATLTWEGSNGTEEFPNNVSVRGGGRVGRAGRDYAVLSDVPRARRLSYKEAFRSDRKRQELRARTRSPGREEVARLFGEERRRSQVIGQFEDGQHAEQMDTSGSNDPSAKTTQIQRQGRSERRYLDTKQDMSLDTGKDCLAPEVSSYSFANLRRAKSLDRRITESSMTPDLLNFKKGWMTKLYEDGMWKKHWFVLTDQSLKYFKDSIAEEALEMDGEIDLSTCYDVKEFPVQRNYGFQILCKEGACTLSAMTSGIRRNWIQAIMKNVRPTIAPDVTRKNISLKLSVLKPRSLPDEKIKGDVTLEPCPQNTPEPIPPLEVSMSDGPRQEQVRSIAAPVSEPRKSRVRERRREGRSKTFDWSEFKVDQTEKPPKERADTVDFSSSCSTASSFCSPSSSASSLASSPVSSSSMQTSSVSVHPPSRTPEMENIRSGGTAPVSTVKGQPSSADGQEQGKMELDHPNVQNHKDKRSSETSNVQEEIEQRWHQVETTPLREAKQVPITSTSRNSERLPAHELAALLDKELGQKQKELEQLQEQNNLLKEQLEDALGREHSAREGYVLQSASPPSSSSPRRVPWQHLHKLNEDLQSELESQKLKQDLAQQQIRTLKRSYTEAQDAVNRHEADIQALQAKLTSAMAEILVGEQAVVRMRNELKSEQQRSKEQEEEYYCNEATLRAQLKDSEDRLRDVEASLLERSQALRQLERQQALQRDHMREVQRLQERLQEVTARLVATEEGQILKEERLKKEQQSMQESHERERQSLCRRLADAERAHKDAEDRLLEAEQQVEALLRGRRASVNREFEEEMLKLQEDLAQKTDMVESLRESVRRLEEERGHLTCRCQELLNQITEADREVNKLRNRLETEEADYCNLEHSYEKATREFQKISHILREKEEEIQQTKEMYERLMERKEEDLKEALVKMSALGSSLEETEQKLQVKEELLCQMSESILHKAEPCNAEKDLQAKLVVAEDRIAELELHLRDLQLDYADLRMEREKSQHSLSNTELTLEDSSKANEMESQAKRPRIRFSSIQCQKYINFEEMDASLSSSLSGKHKDNQEEYPDCPPAEENVSCVIALSQSSDPEKFISIIHALETKLLITEEKLRNLTKNLDVQESSQVEEISKTEAPEVDFSEITSVTHFTKALVCVENSREKVSSILSGSHCTNDSRLHLLSEIENDLFNASLHIRQGQKEEKQKEEQSKSENQNFTAESSDADELQIFTKTLTFEATVLKKMAQLIQTSKSDLLKALVEIWEDIDYAKRTDKDSLALVYASVLSRKLMLESRFWKELENAETHLQAKESSLSADLDVNTSVVLNTCIKAELAYSIQNLKLCYEEKFQMLKRELSEVHSNLHQRDEALKAIIEASKRPDLSNVIKEVKNTFGFGEQKLADIHPPELAPYMEQIEMEEARDLAEEVVDRQLAGVLSSCAVESLQSFEKAYDSLVSELQRQAALLQRYAVEIENTGSHPGLSKMIHSVLGRQTSHGLTSSSFCIREALIQAQVAYLACRLQAMHEEDLSLCKQTSQNMDALVQQHARNITAIQEKYEKRLQEECQNLMDTVVALERENETLKSEIGKRIDQLAHWQEQMVRREDHFLKEAEELKQRHREEMNQIEQGRVTTELALMDTAAESQRKLEVLLVDMDSMEERHESQLRKLEEQFEQRMSELQQAHKEEMEKFHSQYEETLQCAKKYQLDQKTPEVSLLPPCDEAATPMEEEEQGTAAGERDVSEVDSMVVLKDRIQELETQMNNMRDELENKHLEGDVASLREKYQRDFESLKATCERGFAAMEETHQKVVEDLQRQHQREISKLMEERERLLAEETAATIAAIEAMKNAHKEELEKNQRSQLSGLNSDIDELRLQYEEELQSYQRELEVLSEQYSQKCLENAHLAQALEAERQALTQCQRENQELNAHNQELNNRLTAEITRMRSCFSGETALSPLTQGKDLYELEVLLRIKESEIQYLKQEIHSLKDELQSALRDKKYATDKYKDIYTELSIVKAKADCDISKLKEKLLMATEALGERAVEGAVPSGYDIMKSKSNPDFLKKERSTPKPIRGLRSKSLKEGLTVQERLKLFEAKDSRKI; this comes from the exons GAGCCCGGGCCCGCCAAGGTAACAGtgaccagcagcagcagtggaggCAGCATCCCATGCCTGCCTAGCAGTATTGCCGGTGCCGAGCGTGTCCCAACGAGCCGTGCTATCCTGTGGCAGGAGGAGAGCCACTGGAGCAGGACCACCATCCCCTGCAGCCGCAGTGCCTCCTGTCTCAGCCAGATGACCCAGAGACCACCAGACTCCAATGTTTCCATTCAAGATG atggtgGAACTGCAAGCACTGGACGGAAAGTACGAGTAGAGAGTGGTTACTTTTCCTTGGAAAAGACAAAATCAGAGCCTTCTCCTCATACTTTACATCAATACCAGGCGCCTCAACATCTGCCCCTGTCCTCTTCAGCATCGTCCTCCTCTTTAGGAGCCTCCAGTTCCAGGTACAGCCCCGAATCAGAAACTCAAACTTCCTCTCATCAATCCCCCCAGGACCTTCCTTCTCCAGGTGCACTTCACTCCCTGAGCTACTCCACCATCAGCTCCTCCCAGAGCTCGCTGGACTCTGACACCAGCAAAGCTACGCTCACCTGGGAGGGGAGCAATGGCACCGAGGAGTTCCCCAATAATGTTAGTGTTAGAGGAGGAGGCAGGGTTGGCCGCGCGGGCAGGGATTATGCAGTGCTGTCGGATGTGCCACGCGCTCGCCGACTGAGCTATAAGGAGGCTTTCCGTTCCGATAGAAAGCGTCAAGAGCTGAGAGCCCGAACAAGAAGCCCTGGGAGGGAGGAGGTGGCTCGATTGTTTGGGGAGGAGCGCAG ACGATCTCAAGTCATCGGGCAGTTTGAGGATGGTCAGCATGCTGAGCAAATGGACACGAGCGGCTCAAATGACCCATCCGCTAAAACCACACAAATCCAGAGACAAGGCCGCAGCGAGAGGCGCTATCTGGACACCAAACAG GACATGTCACTGGATACAGGGAAGGACTGTTTAGCCCCGGAGGTTTCAAGCTACAGTTTTGCCAACCTAAGAAGAGCTAAATCTTTAGACCGCAGAATCACAGAGTCATCAATGACT CCAGATTTGCTCAACTTCAAAAAAGGATGGATGACAAAGCTTTATGAAGATGGAATg TGGAAAAAACACTGGTTTGTCCTCACAGACCAGAGCTTGAAGTATTTCAAGGACTCTATAGCTGAAGAG gcCTTGGAAATGGATGGCGAAATTGACCTTTCTACATGTTACGATGTCAAAGAGTTTCCAGTTCAGAGGAATTACGGCTTCCAAATCCTT tgcAAAGAGGGAGCGTGCACCCTGTCAGCCATGACCTCTGGCATCCGTCGCAACTGGATTCAGGCCATTATGAAGAATGTGCGACCCACTATTGCCCCTGATGTCACCCG GAAAAACATCTCTCTGAAACTATCCGTTCTGAAGCCAAG ATCCTTGCCTGATGAGAAGATAAAAGGTGATGTGACTTTGGAGCCGTGCCCTCAGAACACACCTGAACCTATCCCTCCTCTGGAGGTGTCCATGTCCGACGGGCCCAGACAGGAGCAAGTCCGCAGTATCGCCGCTCCCGTCTCGGAGCCACGCAAGAGCAGAGTGCGTGAGCGCCGACGAGAGGGCCGCTCAAAAACCTTTGACTGGTCCGAGTTCAAggtggaccagacggaaaagccCCCAAAAGAACGAGCGGACACGGTGGACTTCAGCTCTTCCTGCTCCACCGCCTCCTCCTTCTGCTCCCCCTCTTCCTCTGCTTCCTCACTGGCATCCTCTCCGGTCTCCTCCTCATCCATGCAAACCTCCTCCGTTTCAGTTCATCCACCTTCAAGAACACCGGAAATGGAAAACATTAGAAGTGGAGGAACTGCTCCAGTTTCAACAGTGAAAGGACAGCCATCATCTGCTGATGGTCAGGAACAAGGGAAGATGGAGCTCGATCACCCAAACGTTCAAAATCACAAAGACAAAAGGAGCAGTGAAACGTCAAACGTGCAAGAAGAGATCGAACAGCGATGGCATCAGGTGGAAACGACACCCTTAAGAGAAGCCAAGCAAGTTCCCATAACCTCGACGTCCAGAAACTCTGAGCGGCTCCCTGCTCATGAACTCGCAGCGCTGCTGGACAAGGAG ttgGGACAGAAGCAAAAGGAGCTGGAGCAGCTGCAAGAGCAGAACAACTTGCTAAAAGAGCAGCTGGAAGATGCTTTAGGGAGAGAACATAGTGCCAGAGAGGGTTATGTGCTGCAG AGTGCTtcgcctccctcctcctcctcgcctcGTAGAGTGCCATGGCAGCACTTGCACAAGCTCAATGAAGACCTGCAGAGTGAACTGGAGTCCCAAAAGCTCAAGCAGGACCTTGCTCAGCAGCAAATACGGACCTTGAAGAGAAGCTACACCGAAGCTCAGGATGCCGTAAACCGCCACGAGGCAGACATTCAAGCTCTCCAGGCAAAACTCACTTCTGCCATGGCGGAAATCTTAGTTGGGGAGCAGGCTGTAGTCCGAATGCGAAATGAGCTGAAGTCGGAGCAGCAGCGCTCCAAAGAGCAAGAAGAGGAGTATTATTGCAATGAAGCCACCTTAAGAGCTCAACTAAAGGACAGTGAAGATAGACTCCGGGATGTAGAAGCCAGCCTTTTGGAGAGAAGTCAAGCTCTCAGGCAGCTAGAGCGTCAGCAGGCCCTGCAACGAGACCACATGAGAGAGGTGCAGAGGTTGCAGGAGAGACTGCAAGAGGTTACTGCTCGGTTAGTTGCTACCGAAGAGGGCCAAATCCTGAAGGAGGAGCGCCTcaagaaggagcagcaaagcatgcAAGaaagtcatgagagggaaagaCAGAGTTTGTGCAGAAGGTTAGCTGATGCTGAGCGTGCACACAAGGATGCAGAGGACAGACTGTTGGAGGCGGAGCAACAGGTGGAGGCCTTGCTGAGAGGGAGGCGAGCCTCGGTTAATAGGGAGTTTGAAGAGGAAATGTTAAAGTTGCAAGAGGATCTGGCCCAAAAAACAGACATGGTTGAGTCACTGCGGGAAAGCGTGAGAAGGCTTGAAGAAGAAAGAGGACATCTCACCTGTCGGTGTCAGGAGCTCCTCAACCAGATCACAGAAGCAGACCGCGAGGTGAACAAACTTCGCAACCGTCTGGAAACTGAAGAAGCTGATTATTGTAACCTTGAGCACTCGTATGAGAAAGCCACTCGAGAATTTCAGAAAATTAGCCACATTCttagagaaaaagaggaagagatcCAGCAAACGAAGGAGATGTATGAACGACTGATGGAACGCAAGGAGGAAGACCTCAAAGAAGCACTGGTGAAAATGAGTGCCCTCGGTAGCAGCCTGGAGGAAACTGAACAGAAGTTACAAGTTAAAGAGGAACTTCTTTGTCAAATGAGTGAAAGTATTTTGCACAAGGCTGAGCCCTGCAACGCTGAAAAAGATCTGCAGGCCAAGCTTGTAGTCGCAGAAGATCGCATTGCAGAGCTAGAACTTCACCTCAGAGATCTTCAGTTGGACTATGCAGATCTACGCATGGAAAGGGAAAAATCCCAACACTCATTATCAAACACAGAGCTTACCTTGGAAGATTCATCAAAAGCCAATGAAATGGAGTCCCAAGCCAAGAGACCAAGGATTCGGTTTTCAAGTATTCAGTGCCAAAAATACATCAACTTTGAGGAAATGGATGCCAGCCTTAGCAGCAGCCTCTCTGGAAAACATAAAGACAACCAGGAGGAATATCCTGACTGCCCACCAGCTGAGGAAAACGTTTCCTGCGTTATTGCCCTCTCACAGTCTAGTGACCCGGAAAAGTTCATCTCCATCATACATGCCCTGGAAACCAAACTGCTCATCACGGAGGAGAAGCTGAGAAATCTCACGAAGAATCTGGACGTTCAAGAATCCTCTCAAGTAGAAGAAATTTCCAAAACTGAGGCCCCTGAGGTAGACTTTAGTGAGATTACTTCTGTAACGCATTTCACCAAGGCCCTGGTTTGTGTTGAGAACAGCCGAGAGAAAGTAAGCAGTATTCTGAGTGGCTCCCATTGTACCAATGATTCACGTCTGCACTTGTTGTCAGAAATAGAAAATGATTTGTTTAATGCGTCGCTGCACATTCGACAAGgccaaaaagaggaaaaacagaagGAGGAACAGTCAAAGAGTGAAAATCAGAATTTTACTGCTGAGAGTTCCGATGCTGACGAACTCCAGATCTTTAccaaaactttgacttttgaggcaaccgttttaaagaaaatggcCCAGCTGATTCAAACGTCCAAATCCGACCTGCTGAAAGCTCTTGTCGAGATTTGGGAAGACATTGATTATGCTAAAAGAACTGACAAGGATTCCCTAGCTTTAGTTTATGCCAGTGTGTTGTCTAGGAAGCTGATGCTGGAGAGCAGGTTCTGGAAGGAGCTGGAGAATGCTGAAACACACCTTCAAGCCAAAGAAAGCAGTTTATCTGCTGATTTAGACGTGAACACCTCAGTGGTGTTAAACACCTGTATCAAGGCAGAACTAGCTTACTCCATTCAAAACCTTAAACTTTGTTATGAAGAAAAATTCCAAATGCTCAAAAGAGAGTTAAGTGAAGTCCACAGTAACCTTCATCAAAGGGATGAGGCTCTGAAAGCTATTATTGAAGCTTCTAAAAGGCCTGATCTGTCAAATGTAATAAAGGAAGTCAAAAATACCTTTGGGTTTGGTGAGCAGAAATTGGCAGACATTCACCCCCCTGAACTTGCCCCCTACATGGAGCAAATTGAAATGGAAGAGGCCCGAGATTTGGCCGAGGAAGTTGTGGACAGGCAGCTAGCTGGTGTACTGTCTTCTTGTGCCGTTGAGTCTCTTCAGTCGTTCGAAAAAGCATACGACAGCCTCGTAAGCGAACTTCAACGACAAGCAGCGCTCCTTCAGAGGTACGCTGTGGAAATCGAAAACACCGGAAGCCATCCCGGATTGTCTAAAATGATCCACAGCGTTTTAGGTCGCCAGACTTCGCACGGTTTGACAAGCAGCTCATTTTGTATTCGAGAAGCCCTCATCCAGGCTCAAGTGGCTTATTTAGCATGTCGGTTGCAGGCCATGCATGAAGAAGACTTGAGTTTGTGTAAGCAGACCAGTCAAAACATGGACGCACTCGTGCAGCAGCATGCTCGCAATATAACGGCAATCCAAGAAAAGTATGAGAAGCGCTTACAAGAAGAGTGTCAGAACCTGATGGATACTGTGGTTGCTCTGGAGAGGGAGAACGAGACCCTGAAAAGTGAAATCGGCAAACGGATTGACCAACTCGCTCATTGGCAGGAGCAAATGGTCAGAAGGGAGGACCATTTCctgaaggaggcagaggagctGAAGCAGAGGCACAGAGAGGAGATGAACCAAATAGAACAAGGTCGTGTGACGACAGAACTGGCCCTCATGGACACGGCAGCCGAGAGTCAACGAAAGCTGGAGGTTCTGCTGGTAGACATGGACAGCATGGAGGAGCGTCACGAGAGTCAGCTCAGAAAGCTGGAAGAGCAGTTTGAACAGAGGATGAGCGAGCTTCAGCAAGCCCACAAGGAAGAGATGGAAAAATTTCATTCCCAGTATGAAGAGACCCTCCAATGTGCCAAAAAGTACCAACTAGACCAAAAAACCCCTGAGGTCTCACTCCTGCCTCCATGTGATGAGGCTGCAACACcaatggaggaggaggagcagggcaCAGCTGCTGGAGAACGAGACGTCTCAGAGGTGGACTCCATGGTGGTTCTGAAGGACAGAATCCAGGAGCTGGAGACTCAGATGAATAACATGAGGGACGAGCTGGAGAACAAGCACCTGGAAGGCGATGTGGCCAGCCTGAGAGAGAAATACCAGAGAGACTTTGAAAGTCTGAAG GCTACCTGTGAGCGTGGCTTTGCTGCCATGGAAGAAACTCATCAGAAGGTGGTAGAAGACCTCCAGAGGCAGCATCAGAGGGAGATTTCAAAGCTCATGGAGGAGCGGGAACGTTTGCTGGCTGAAGAGACTGCCGCCACCATTGCTG CCATTGAAGCCATGAAGAATGCTCAcaaggaggagctggagaagaaCCAACGCTCCCAACTGAGTGGACTGAACTCTGACATCGATGAGCTCCGCCTACAATACGA GGAGGAGCTTCAGTCATACCAGAGAGAGCTGGAGGTGTTGTCAGAGCAGTACTCTCAGAAATGTCTGGAGAACGCTCACCTGGCTCAGGCGCTGGAGGCGGAGAGGCAGGCCCTCACGCAGTGTCAGAGAGAGAATCAGGAGCTAAACGCTCACAACCAG GAGTTAAATAACAGACTGACTGCAGAAATCACTCGAATGCGCTCCTGTTTTAGCGGAGAAACAGCCCTGTCCCCACTCACCCAGGGCAAAGACCTTTATGAGCTGGAG GTACTTCTACGAATAAAAGAGTCAGAGATTCAGTATCTTAAACAGGAAATCCACTCTTTGAAGGATGAACTGCAGTCTGCTTTAAGG gaCAAGAAATATGCCACAGACAAATATAAGGACATCTACACAGAGCTGAGCATTGTGAAGGCAAAGGCTGACTGTGATATCAGCAAGTTAAAGGAGAAGCTGCTCATGGCTACCGAAGCTTTAGGAGAgagagctgtggagggagcagtCCCTTCTGGATACG ACATCATGAAGTCGAAAAGTAATccagattttttgaaaaaagagcGATCAACACCCAAGCCAATAAGAGGACTAAGATCAAAG AGCCTGAAAGAAGGACTAACCGTGCAGGAGAGATTAAAGCTTTTTGAGGCAAAAGACTCCAGAAAGATTTGA